A window of Melospiza melodia melodia isolate bMelMel2 chromosome Z, bMelMel2.pri, whole genome shotgun sequence contains these coding sequences:
- the CD274 gene encoding programmed cell death 1 ligand 1 isoform X2 — protein MTDTVSRLSSGKTKTVKNFRAFILQYFNSENFNLFLIEKLNTAANFLSLEEICSICIMGRPLFLYVFLFYWHFLNALFTVEAPQSLCVVERGNNVTMECTFPVNGKLEFRDLSVSWDKKDELKQVYVLHKGEEDLKNQHNDFKGRIKLLKENLNLGQSVLQITDVKLRDAGIYRCVVAYGGADYKTIHLKVKAPYRIINQGVVSTGHNEWKLTCQSEGYPAAEVIWQNGNYEDLTYKANTEFETANDQLYRVTSTLTIKSGIDDIFYCIFWNKELQENTTAILHLADSTDGILQTKSRRFVGATLIATAFVGSVLLFLLFIRKARANKGNRTPVASPSIAKLAKDKDTHNCRDASFEDRELKYMQIEKT, from the exons ATGACAGATACTGTGAGCAGGCTGTCAAGTGGAAAGACGAAAACAGTGAAAAATTTTAGAGCATTCATTTTACAGTATTTTAACTCTGAGAATTTCAACCTTTTTCTGAT tGAAAAATTGAATACAGCTGCAAACTTTCTCAGTCTTGAGGAAATTT GTTCCATCTGCATCATGGGAAGGCCTTTGTTTCTGTATGTATTTTTATTCTACTGGCATTTCCTAAATG CTTTATTCACAGTTGAAGCTCCTCAGTCACTCTGCGTTGTGGAACGTGGGAACAATGTGACCATGGAATGCACATTTCCAGTGAATGGGAAGTTAGAGTTTAGAGATTTAAGTGTCAGCTGGGATAAGAAAGATGAGTTGAAGCAGGTTTATGTACTTCACAAAGGAGAGGAAGACCTCAAAAATCAGCACAATGACTTTAAGGGAAGAATAAAATTGTTGAAAGAGAATCTGAACTTGGGACAGTCTGTCCTTCAGATCACTGACGTGAAGCTCAGAGATGCAGGAATTTACCGCTGTGTTGTTGCCTATGGGGGAGCTGACTACAAGACAATCCACCTGAAAGTTAAGG CTCCTTACAGAATTATAAACCAAGGAGTGGTGAGCACAGGACACAACGAATGGAAGTTGACATGTCAGTCAGAAGGATACCCAGCAGCTGAAGTGATATGGCAAAATGGAAACTACGAAGATTTGACTTATAAGGCAAACACAGAATTTGAAACTGCAAATGACCAGTTGTACCGTGTGACAAGTACCCTCACAATCAAAAGTGGAATTGATGACATTTTTTACTGTATATTCTGGAATAAAGAGCTGCAAGAAAATACAACTGCCATTTTACACCTAGCAG ATTCAACTGATGGCATTCTCCAGACTAAGAGCAGACGCTTTGTTGGAGCAACTCTCATTGCAACTGCTTTTGTTGGATCAGTGCTTCTATTTCTGCTCTTCATAAGAAAAG ctAGAGCAAATAAGGGCAACAGAACACCTGTGGCGAGTCCATCAATAGCAA AACTTGCAAAAGATAAGGATACACACAACTGCAGAGATGCTTCTTTTGAAGACAGAGAGCTGAAAT ATATGCAAATTGAGAAGACCTAG
- the CD274 gene encoding programmed cell death 1 ligand 1 isoform X1 encodes MGRPLFLYVFLFYWHFLNALFTVEAPQSLCVVERGNNVTMECTFPVNGKLEFRDLSVSWDKKDELKQVYVLHKGEEDLKNQHNDFKGRIKLLKENLNLGQSVLQITDVKLRDAGIYRCVVAYGGADYKTIHLKVKAPYRIINQGVVSTGHNEWKLTCQSEGYPAAEVIWQNGNYEDLTYKANTEFETANDQLYRVTSTLTIKSGIDDIFYCIFWNKELQENTTAILHLADSTDGILQTKSRRFVGATLIATAFVGSVLLFLLFIRKARANKGNRTPVASPSIAKLAKDKDTHNCRDASFEDRELKYMQIEKT; translated from the exons ATGGGAAGGCCTTTGTTTCTGTATGTATTTTTATTCTACTGGCATTTCCTAAATG CTTTATTCACAGTTGAAGCTCCTCAGTCACTCTGCGTTGTGGAACGTGGGAACAATGTGACCATGGAATGCACATTTCCAGTGAATGGGAAGTTAGAGTTTAGAGATTTAAGTGTCAGCTGGGATAAGAAAGATGAGTTGAAGCAGGTTTATGTACTTCACAAAGGAGAGGAAGACCTCAAAAATCAGCACAATGACTTTAAGGGAAGAATAAAATTGTTGAAAGAGAATCTGAACTTGGGACAGTCTGTCCTTCAGATCACTGACGTGAAGCTCAGAGATGCAGGAATTTACCGCTGTGTTGTTGCCTATGGGGGAGCTGACTACAAGACAATCCACCTGAAAGTTAAGG CTCCTTACAGAATTATAAACCAAGGAGTGGTGAGCACAGGACACAACGAATGGAAGTTGACATGTCAGTCAGAAGGATACCCAGCAGCTGAAGTGATATGGCAAAATGGAAACTACGAAGATTTGACTTATAAGGCAAACACAGAATTTGAAACTGCAAATGACCAGTTGTACCGTGTGACAAGTACCCTCACAATCAAAAGTGGAATTGATGACATTTTTTACTGTATATTCTGGAATAAAGAGCTGCAAGAAAATACAACTGCCATTTTACACCTAGCAG ATTCAACTGATGGCATTCTCCAGACTAAGAGCAGACGCTTTGTTGGAGCAACTCTCATTGCAACTGCTTTTGTTGGATCAGTGCTTCTATTTCTGCTCTTCATAAGAAAAG ctAGAGCAAATAAGGGCAACAGAACACCTGTGGCGAGTCCATCAATAGCAA AACTTGCAAAAGATAAGGATACACACAACTGCAGAGATGCTTCTTTTGAAGACAGAGAGCTGAAAT ATATGCAAATTGAGAAGACCTAG
- the LOC134431986 gene encoding programmed cell death 1 ligand 2-like → MFQILTILLLETQVSMVSALFTVEVPQQLYIAEYGSNVTMECRFPVNGSVDLRLLTVVWEQKRQGLLKSKEVYTFRNGNTLHPSQHPDYVGRASLLHSELELGRAILQITNVKITDAGSYLCLIDYQGVDYKYIALEVRASYKRINTQVMRIPGEDKFVFMCQSEGFPLAEVFWQNKNFSLSGSANTTYTLTADGLYNVTSILTFKPNMSENYTCVFWNKELNGETSAHFSTLALTNTQYSGQKFLISLIIPTCVTVAVLLSALIIFQKRKSFKNEQPKKGRKRKLNPNAKDEKSDDFNSQTEALYLSTATASRDSGSVGL, encoded by the exons ATGTTCCAAATCCTCACAATACTGTTGCTGGAAACACAGGTCTCCATGGTATCAG CTTTATTTACAGTTGAAGTTCCTCAACAGCTCTACATTGCGGAGTATGGGAGCAACGTGACCATGGAATGCAGATTCCCTGTGAATGGCTCAGTGGATCTAAGACTTCTGACTGTTGTTTGGGAGCAGAAAAGGCAGGGCTTGTTGAAATCAAAAGAGGTGTACACATTCCGCAATGGGAACACACTCCATCCGTCTCAACATCCTGATTACGTAGGAAGAGCATCACTTCTGCACAGTGAACTGGAGCTGGGACGAGCCATCCTCCAGATCACCAATGTTAAGATCACAGATGCAGGATCATATCTATGTCTCATTGACTACCAGGGCGTGGACTACAAGTACATTGCTTTGGAAGTAAGAG CATCTTACAAGAGAATAAATACTCAAGTAATGAGAATACCAGGTGAAGACAAGTTTGTTTTTATGTGCCAGTCAGAAGGCTTTCCTCTGGCAGAGGTTTTCTGGCAAAATAAGAACTTCAGTCTCAGCGGATCTGCAAATACCACCTATACACTGACTGCAGATGGTCTCTACAATGTCACCAGCATCCTGACATTCAAACCAAATATGAGTGAGAACTACACGTGTGTCTTCTGGAATAAAGAACTGAATGGAGAAACTTCAGCTCACTTTTCCACTTTAG CTTTAACGAATACACAGTACAGTGGACAAAAATTCCTGATCTCTTTAATCATCCCCACATGTGTGACTGTAGCTGTCCTTCTCTCTGCACTAATAATATTTCAGAAGAGAAAATCATTCAAGAATGAGCAACCCAAAAAAG GCAGGAAAAGAAAGCTGAACCCTAATGCAAAGGATGAGAAAA gTGATGATTTTAACTCTCAGACTGAGGCTTTATACTTGTCAACTGCCACAGCTTCAAGAGACAGTGGGAGTGTGGGTCTGTGA